The segment ATGTGCCTGATCACTTCGGCGGGTGGCGGACCCTGCGGCGGTACAACCTTTAACTCTTCAGCGGCCGGAAAACTGAATTCCAGAAAGTAGTTCAGGAACTGCCCCGGCGTGATCAAGGTCAGGAAGCGCGCACTTTCAGACTCAATGCTGAAGAGGTGCGGAGTCTGGCGTGGTGCGAAGACAGCATCGCCGGACACTGCCTTGATTGTTTTGTCTCCTATTTTAAAGGTCATTTCGCCAGAAAGCAGATAAAACGTTTCGTCTTCCCGGCTGTGCACGTGTACGGGTGGTTCAGCTCCTCTGGGCAAGGTCATGTCTACCAAGGCCATGCATTCCGCGGTTTGCTCCGGCGAAAGAAGCACTTTGAAGAATCCTCCCTGGTAACTTCTGTACGCCTGGGTGGTGATTTTTGCTGCTACATTTCGTAATGTTTTCATGTCTTTATTGGTTATGATTAACATTACAAAGATGGGATACCGCTCAACCTAAAACTTGTACAAAAACGACCTACAACATTCATTACTATCTATTTATAAACACCTCTTTATAAATAAAAACAGAACACCCCTTCCTAACCCCTGTGGTTTCAAAAGGAATATTCTGCGAGAGAATAAGGAAAGTTAAATGGCGGTTTTACTGCCAGTTTGTTTCATAAAGCACTTACCGTGCGTCACGAAAAGTTCTTTAGAGCTTTAGGC is part of the Rufibacter tibetensis genome and harbors:
- a CDS encoding cupin domain-containing protein, translating into MKTLRNVAAKITTQAYRSYQGGFFKVLLSPEQTAECMALVDMTLPRGAEPPVHVHSREDETFYLLSGEMTFKIGDKTIKAVSGDAVFAPRQTPHLFSIESESARFLTLITPGQFLNYFLEFSFPAAEELKVVPPQGPPPAEVIRHMTSQLIGKYGVLFV